DNA from Salvelinus namaycush isolate Seneca chromosome 14, SaNama_1.0, whole genome shotgun sequence:
CACAACCCAGTGAATACAAGTCAGGCTAAGGGAGTTGGGCACCGGGGGCTCAAGAATGATAAAGGTATAATGTAGTAGCATGCTCAGGGTGAGATCTGATACAATGCTCCAGTCCCAACAGTACTCTGCACCCTCTGACGCACTGTAACAAACAAACCTAGATCTGTTTTGTTCGGGGGTGAAAGTTGCTGATGTAATTGGCGCCAAGTCTCCATTGTTCTCTTCATGTTGTCTTGGGCCTAGTAAAGGCCCGATGTACTGCGCGTGAGGTGATAGAGAAGCTGTCCTGTCCAAAGGAACACAGGCGTTCTGCCCAGGTGCTCGCCTATTGTGTCTGGCTCTAGACTAGAGCGTAAAGGGAGGGAAAAGGTATTAAGAAGTGTGGTACTTGCGTTAAGGGCTAAAACTCGACTCCTATGCTAGGCCAATGAAACGTTGAATATCAGATATATCGGTCTCCCTGACTCGACCATACAACCAAATTCTGCTCACGGCAGCAGACAGGGTTGGCCTTGGTCACCTAGAGTCTTGAGACCGTGATGCAAGAATCCTTGGCTTGGGAGGATACTTCAGTATTTTGGCAATGaaccctttatctacttccccggaGTCAGaagaactcgtggataccatttttatgtctcttcgtgcagtttgaaggaagttgctaactatcGTTAGCACAAtgcctggaagtctatggtaacagCTAGCATGGTAGTatataccatagacttccagtcattgcctAACGCTAGTTGgaattggctcgcaaaactacctctaacttccttttatactggatgcagagacataaaaatgagttcatctgactctggggaggtAGATAAAGGGTTCATTGCCAGAATTCCGAAGTAAACCTTTTTAACATTATATGCATTATGAAATAGGACCTTGAAATGATTTTAGAACTTTTTCATTTAAATTTCATTGCCAAATATTGAGAACATTCAATTGTCCAACAACACAGAATACAGCAGTTATAATAAGAgccccatgatggtagtgactgtccTTTATTACGTGCTTATCGCCACGTTATGTTTGTTGATAACTTGTGTTGCAACATTTCGGGAACTTCCAACCGGGTTTTCTTTTAAACCTGCAGATTTTGGGAAAGTTGCCGGAGTTTAGCAACCCTATTGACAACTTAATGAAATATTAACTTTATTTGGATGTTGAGTTGGTCACAGTTGACAAAAGAGACGTGGGCCCTAAAGGGTATAAATATAAGCATTGCCATGGGTTGACAACATATCTTGTCTTGGACACAGACTGAATAGATACTTCACTGAGAACTCACCACAGAAGACATGAAGTATTTTGTTCTCCTGATAATGATCCATCTACTGTTGGTGCAACTGCCTCAATTTGTAGAAGCACAACAAGGAAACGGTTATGCAGCAGCTCCAGTTGTTGCCGCAACCGATTTAAGGCTGAGGAACAGGTCTAGTTACATTGCCAGAAGCTGTAAGGAAATAAGGGACCGATATATTCAACATGAAGATGGGCTGTACTACCTGACCACAACCAGCGGGACAGTCTACCAGACCTTCTGCGACATGACCACCGCTGGCGGCGGCTGGACACTTGTGGCGAGCGTGCACGAGAACAACATGTATGGGAAGTGCACAATGGGCGACCGTTGGTCCAGCCAGCAAGGCAGCAACCCCAACTGGCCAGACGGAGATGGGAACTGGGCCAACAGGGCCACTTTTGGAACCGCAGAGGGTGCCACCTCAGACGACTTCAAGAATCCTGGGTATTATGACATTTTGGCAGAAGACATTTCGGTGTGGCACGTTCCCAACAACTCCCCTATGGAACACTGGAACCAAGCCGCCATCCTCCGTTACCACACAGAGAGACGCTTCCTCTCCATTCAAGGGGGAAATCTGCATCAACTCTTTAAGCTCTACCCAGTGAGATATAATGTTGAGGCAAGTCGGAACACAGGACCTGTCATTCCAATTGTGTACGACTTTGGGGACAAAGAAACCACAAGAAAATTTTACGGACCCAACTCAAGAAACCAGTTTGAACCTGGCTTCATTACTTTCAGGCCAATAAATAATGAACAGGCGGCCATGGCTATCTGCTCTGGGGTCAAACCAACAGCTGGCAGCAACACTGAACATttctgtattggtggtggtggacaTTTCCCTGAGGCAGCCCCTCGTCAGTGTGGCGACTTCCCATCCTTTGACTGGAATGGCTATGGGACCAACACAGAATGGAGTGCATCAAAGCAGATTACTGAAGCAGCTGTGTTACTCTTCTACCGTTAAAATTCTTCCTATTGATTATCAATGCATTATATTACCGCaattttttaaatcaaatgtatCCATTGTTATCAAATGTATGTAAAGATACATTTTGTTTATACTGTTTGTATATAATATACATATCAGAACGAGGGTTTTCATTTGTTTAATCTATAAATGCCTTATCCCTGTAGTAAGATGGAATACTTGTATCATAGTTTCCTTGTTATAAAGTAGAAAGAGTGATGAGTATTATAACTGTGTGAATATGAATGACTGAAATAAAGACTACTCTAAAGGAGAAATTGACAGCAGTTGGTGTTTCGTTATGTTTCAATATGCTTTGTCTTGTAGGCATGAAAGGCATGCCACAGTTTTGAGTTTGTTACATTTAATGTGCATTGTTCAGTGAACTGCAGTACATTGTCAAATCACAAAACTTCCCTGTGTAACATCAATATTGCAATAAACATAACATGTCAAGAAACAAAAAAACTAGAAAAGGTGGCTTGTATTTTTCTAATATAATGTTTATTTAAGTGGCTACAAACAAATAAATACAGGCACTGTGCCTTCACAAAAGGATGGTTTGTTTCTCTCAGTGGcctgaaaataataaaaaagttttaaaaattgTCATGTGTGCtagatatttttttctctctccctctcagctgaCTACAGTACCAGTGAGATGCTGGTGAACATGGGCAACCTCCCCCTGGATGAGTTCTACCCGGCGGTGGCCATCGTGACACTGATGCGCATCCTGCGTGACCCCTCACTCTCTAACCACCACACCATGGTGGTGCAGGCGGTCACCTTCATCTTCAAGTCCCTGGGCCTGAAGTGTGTCCAGTTCCTGCCGCAGGTCATGCCCACCTTCCTCAACGTCATCCGCGTGTGCGACGCTAGCATCCGagaggtaactagctagctactgctaGCTGGGAACTATGTCGTGTTTCATGATTTCTCCTTGTTGATTGGCACTTGTGGCTGTTTTAATtgttgtgtatttctttgttttagctGAAATTCAGTACTACCGCTAGTTGTTTTGTGAAATAATGGATTTTTAGAGGTAGCTGGGTAAAAGTCAGGGTAGCTGTAAAGTTAAAAAGACTGTGCCATACATGTGAAGGTAGAACCTTTCCACTTCAATGTTTTTACCTGCTTTTTTACGAAGTCGTTTTGCGCCAACCCATTATTATTACAACCGTACGCTTTCCGCTCCATAAATGGGGGTTTGAAATCGGGAGTCGAGATGTACGTAACTAAAGCATTGACCCACAACCAGATAGTTTCCCAAGCTAAGCCTGGCTGGTGAGCAATCAATGTGTTTTGCTTACACCTgctattttctctccctctctttcagtttCTCTTCCAGCAGATGGGGATGGTCGTGTGCTTTGTAAAAATCCACATCCGCCCCTACATGGATGACATCTTCACACTCATCAGAGTGAGTTGCCTCTTCAAAAACAAGGCCCCCTTTCATTCTCTCTTTTTCCACTCGCTCAGAAAACAGCTGCGAACTCTTAATTGTGTACATTTCTCTCTTGACTTTCCTCTTTGGCTCTAATGCGCAAGGGGAAATGTGACTTGAGCGTGACTCTCTTGGTGGCACGAAGCCTGTTTGTCCATCTAGAATAAAAGAGTTGCTCCATTAAAAGCCGTTTGATATGGAGAAGTTATTTTGTTTGTATAAAAGTTGTTTTCAGAAATGACTATTTGGTCGTTTTCTCACAGTATCTATTATACGTTCAGtattgaaatattttattaaactgCTCCACTCTACAGTGTCATTCCTTCCCAATTAACTAAAAAATGTCACTAGCGCAAAGAAAAAAAGACCTGTGAGAAGTCCTACTGTGAAAGCAACTGTTAAAACCTTCTACGAGCCCATTCAATCTTGCCCGCAGGAGGTTTGAGTAGGTTATTTTTGTAGGGGGGtgatttattattataattatttttttgaAACACTCCAGGCCACTCTTGAACGCCTAAAACTAGAGACAAAATAGGTAGAAATTATAATGcaccttttttatattttcaaaTAACTGGTCCTTTTTCTCTGTTGAATTTAGAGAATCCAGATGTGGCCCTCGCGCCAAAAAGTTTGGCCACCGCTGGTCTAGCAGTACATACTCATTTAGCAAGGAACAACATATCAAATGTCCATTATTTACTGTAATCAAAATAACATTGTGAATCAGCAGTCAGTAACTTTTCCGGGAAGCTGAGCCATTGCACATTTTAGCTGTAGTTAATAAATGGTGAGTAAAACAAAGGGCTCTATTCATTGTAGTAACTGTCTACCTCATGCGTCCAGATGAGGGGCTGGAATAGCCATTCGGGACTTCAGGAGGTGAAATCACATCATCTGTTGTAGGAATAGCAGCACTAATGTAGGCTAGTTCCAGTCAGAGCAGGAAAGCGGGGGTTGGAACACTGGCCACTCACAAAATACCTCTAAGAGCTTTCATAGCTGAAGGCTATTGGCAATTCAATGTATTGCGTGACTACATTCCTTTACACCCCCATTATCTCCCAATCACCAGTGGCTGTGACAGATCTTAAGCCCTGTTTTTCATAGTGGTGGCGGAGTCATTCTGAGAAAGTGTGCCGAGCTGATTGACAGGAAATTGGCATCCCACCACTGGCACGTGAGGACGTCGCATTGCATAGAGGAGGAATCTCCTTCTAAATCTGGCGTTTCTTGATGGAAACACCATTTGACCCAGTTACCCCAGTCCCAGACCCTCATCTCTCCTAATGAATGGCAATGGGACCGCATCAGGTAGTGCTTGGTCGCTAGCACCTTGGCTGTACCCTCCGAAGCTCTTAAACCTGTACAAACCATAAAAAGCCCAAAACATAAGGACCTGGACTTGTGTGAATTCAGGTCGTCATTATTTAGGAAAAACACATTTCTCAATACGGAGATAATGTCCCTCCATGGCTTAAGGGCGGGATCCTAACTTGAGAACCGTCTCCCATTGGCGTCAATGAAGGATTTACGAGGAAGTTGTGCACGCAGATCTCAAGTCAGATTAATGGTTTACGTTTGagatgttagtcatttagcagatactcTTGTCCAGAGCAAGTTAcaatcagtgcattcaactaagggaGGTATAaccaccacatatcacagtcgttgCAAGTAACTACATGTGTATTATTCTCATTCCATAGGAGTACTGGACACCTAACAACCCCATGCAGAACACCATCATCCTGCTGATCGAGCAGATCGTGGTGGCCCTGGGCGGCGAGTTCAAGCTCTACCTGCCGCAGCTCATCCCACACATGCTGCGCGTCTTCATGCACGATATGAGCATGGGCCGCGGCGTCACCATCAAGGTAAAGTCGTGAGGATAATGTCATCTTTTTTTATAAGGACTGACTTCGACACACTTCTGGGGGTTTGTTTGTACACATTTTGGTCAGAGTTTGACCTTGTCCAAGAGAGGCAGGCAGAACTGGTCGAAATTACTTATTGGACTGACATAGACATGCAGAGGTAAATTTGAGTGCGGGAGTCACTTTTATTATTTTGGACTATGTAGTGTGTTTTTATATTCTCAACACCACATAGAGGAAATGTGCTGATGCACTGAATACCACATCAACACACATTGTAATTGTGCACCGTAAGTCATGGTTAGTCAAATATATAAGGACTTGAGGAACCATTACATAAATTAAATCATTTATCGGTTCTTTAAAATCATAATCTACTGCACTACTGCCACGACATGGCCCCCCTCAAAGTCCAGTTTACTTCCTGTTTCATGTACCATTTGTTTGTGGTTGCAATCAAAACTCACCCCATGACCCTTTTTAGTCTAGCCTCTAGCCAAAGCATACtcactacaactacccagccaACCAAGCATAATTGGTACTCTCTCTTATTTCACCGATTTTAGCTATGACACTGATATGGGTTTTCCTCAAACATTAAATCTTGGGGGTGAAAATAAACCACAGGGTGACCATCGCACTCTAACTAACCCACTACAGTTATTCAACCTCTCTCTCCGGTGTAGCGGGTGTCTTGTTTCTCTAAGCCAACGATGGGATATTAGATAACCAGAAGCACACAGCTAGCTGCAACCTTTTACAGTACGTCTGGATATGGTCTATAGAACCCAAGTTCTAGGTTATGTCtcaaattccctatatagtgcactacttttgaccagagccaatagggggggctcaggtcaaaagtagtgcactatgtagggaatagggtgccatttgtaagGCAGCCCTGGTCTAGCCTCCATATGTATTACCAGAGGTTCACAGTAGAGCCAGGATGAATCAGGTTACCTTCCAGTCCAAGTAGAGAAAAGAAAACAACTCCATCATTAACAGGAGCTGTTCAGTCAAGCTCCCTACTTCCTGTAGTCTCGCCAAGGCAATGAAGAAGGGGGGGGTCTTACAGTCAATGGCATAGCCTATACGTCATCCACACctgacacgtacacacacacacacacacacacacacacacagacattcccGCTGCCCCCTTGTATTCAGTAATCATGTACAGGAAAATTGGTTAGTTGCACAGAAAACATCCAGCCACTTTACTGTGCTGAAATCCATGGCTTGAGGGTCGTGTTGGAACCAGTGTGCTCTTATGAAGCAAGTAGGAGGGCCAGGAGTATCAAAGGACACTGTTCTGTAGCCTTGGCTCACAATGACTAAGAAGCCCTTTTGAAAGACATAGATGTTGGCATTGCAACTCACCTTTCATGAACAATACCATACACATTGCATATGTAAAATGCAAACATGACAATTTACTTTGCTGGTGGCGAAAGTTCCTCTGAACGTCTTGTTATACTTTTTGACCATCCAACCAGTATAAGGATGCATACTATCTGCTCCTCCAGTTGGTGGTATACCAGTCTCTCCCATTAGGTGTACCATCAGGGCTGTACCTTGTCCTTGATTTATTTCTTACATTGCCCGTTTTAACTCCGTATTGTCTATATTGTATCTTCAGCTCCTCAATGCCATTCAGCTGTTTGGTGCTAACCTGGACGACTACCTCCACCTGTTGCTGCCTCCCATCGTCAAGCTGTTTGATGCCCCGGACGTACCGCTACAGGCCCGCAAGTGAGTTCAACACACATCCAGTTGGTTATAGAGCACATGCACTGTGAAGTACATTTTGACAGTTTATGAATTGACTCACAGGTCACTGAGTCCCATGAGTATGTTCACTCCCATGTTAAATGTCCTTCCCCATCTCCTCCCAATTGGTAATATTATATTAATGCGACTGTACTGTAGAAACTGGGCCCACTTTCCGAAATACTAAGTGCCAGGGTCTTACGTTTATTGTCTGGGCGTCATGAAGGGAAAGTGTTCATAAATACTTAGGGGCTTGGGGCGGAGAGGGCTTGACAAGTGCCTCCATTTCTATTTCCTAGCATTTGGCGCGAGACGTCCCTTTCTCGCCAAACGCTCTCCCAGTGAGCTTTGGTAGCTGAGCTTATTTTCTAGGTGTTGTTTATCAGTGTTTCCTTCACCCCTCAGGGTTGCCTTGGAGACGCTAGACCGGCTGACGGAGTCCCTGGACTTCACGGACTATGCGTCGCGCATCATTCACCCCATAGTACGCGCGCTGGACAACACCCCCGAGCTACGCAGCACAGCCATGGACACGTTGTCGTCGCTCGTTTTCCAGCTGGGCAAGAAGGTACCTCATTATTAGTTACCGTATCCACAGGGCCCTCGTAGAACCGCTAACAGGAgctgacacgcacacacacacacacacacacaccccaggacCATACGTTTCTCTTCAAGTTTCTCTCCTGTACCTGCTGTGGTTTTTACTACTTCCTGCGGGTCGGTGATGTCATCACATGGTGCCGCAGTTGGGAccgttactgttactgtttacgAGAGTTGGTGAGGTCACCCCCTTAGCCCCAACCAAACCTTAGAAACCCAACCAGACCACATGCAGGGAAGTCTGGCTCCGACTTGAAAAGCAACAGCTTTTGATCAAACCATCAAACCATGAGCAACGGAGGTCATATACAGATGGCATCGCCAGTCTGTCATTAGTGTTATGGCCAGAGGGGACGGATGTGAACAGATTAAATGCATAAACAACCACATAGCCGACACTCTTttatttactctctctctctctctctccctctatctctttctACTTTTCCCGGCTTCAGTACCAGATCTTTATCCCCATGGTGAACAAAGTGATGTTGAAGCACAGGATCAATCACCAGCGCTATGACGTACTCATCTGTCGGATTGTCAAGGtcagtttttggtatcttttatttatttatatatatataattagaaataccttatttacatacgtattcagaacctttgctatgagactcgaaattgagctcaggtgcatcctgtttccattgatcatccttgagatgtttctagaacttgattggagtccacctgtggcaaattgaGTTGatgggacatgatttggaaaggcacacacctgtctaaataaggtcccacagttgacagtgcatgtcagagcaaaaaccaagccatgaggtggaaggaattgtctgtagtgctccgtgacaggattgtgtcgaggcacagatctggggaagggtaccaacacatttctgcagcattgaaggtccccaagaacacagtggcctcaatcattcttaaatggaagaagtttggaaccaccaagtctcttcctagagctaaaaaaatctaaattagcaaatattttaaaaaaaatacaaaataaactgtttttcctttgtcattatgggggtattgtgtgtagattgataaacaatttaatcaattttaaatctGAGAATACCAGAAAACAATGATGCTATCGTGTGGTAGTAGTCCTGACTCCAACCCGCTCACATTGTCAGCATGTGCCATGAAATGTGTTGAGAATAGCGAGGAGGCAGTCTTTGTGAGGAACACACGAAGGCACGTTTCAATTTGAATTCCGAGCAGACGGTGTAATAGAAGAAGAATCATCGAGGGACGTTGCTTTTCAACAGTGTGCTTCTCTTCAGGAAGGAAATGCAACTTGTGTGTGAGctcactgtttgtgtgtgtgtgtttgtgtgtcatggTAACTGTGTTTATCTCAGGGGTACACTTTggcggaggaggaagaggatccTTTAATCTTCCAGCATCGCCAGCTGCGCAGTAACCAGGGCGATGTCGGTAGCGGCCCGGCGGAGGCGGGGCCAATGAAGAAGCTCCACGTCAGCACCACAGCCCTGCAGAAGGTCAGGATAAATAAAATGGGGTTTTACTTCCTGCACTGTGCCTTGTCTTATTTCAAGTAATACGTTTTGTTTTTGTCCTCAAACGGGAAGTTGTTTTGATTTTAGAGACTCATTA
Protein-coding regions in this window:
- the LOC120059397 gene encoding intelectin, which codes for MKYFVLLIMIHLLLVQLPQFVEAQQGNGYAAAPVVAATDLRLRNRSSYIARSCKEIRDRYIQHEDGLYYLTTTSGTVYQTFCDMTTAGGGWTLVASVHENNMYGKCTMGDRWSSQQGSNPNWPDGDGNWANRATFGTAEGATSDDFKNPGYYDILAEDISVWHVPNNSPMEHWNQAAILRYHTERRFLSIQGGNLHQLFKLYPVRYNVEASRNTGPVIPIVYDFGDKETTRKFYGPNSRNQFEPGFITFRPINNEQAAMAICSGVKPTAGSNTEHFCIGGGGHFPEAAPRQCGDFPSFDWNGYGTNTEWSASKQITEAAVLLFYR